Proteins encoded by one window of Ursus arctos isolate Adak ecotype North America unplaced genomic scaffold, UrsArc2.0 scaffold_22, whole genome shotgun sequence:
- the DCHS1 gene encoding protocadherin-16 isoform X1 translates to MGRWGRKPGVREWLRKEVREPQLEPGPKLDLMQSLRSGWAWSLAQSWSPSRNWTAPVMQKEAGTAPSCTGMQSSRPLPLVPLLLLLLLGAGVSGAWGQAGSLDLQIDEEQPAGTLIGDISAGLPPGTAAPPMYFISAQEGSGVGTDLAIDEHSGVVRTARVLDRERRDRYRFTAVTPDGATVEVTVRVADINDHAPAFPQARAALQIPEHTAFGTRYPLEPARDADAGRLGTQGYALSGDGAGQTFQLETRPGPDGAPVPELVVTGELDRENRSQYMLQLEAYDGGSPPRRAQALLDVTLLDINDHAPAFNQSRYHAVVSESLAPGSPVLQVYASDADAGANGAVTYEINRRQSEGDGPFSIDAHTGLLRLERPLDFEQRRVHELVVQARDGGAHPELGSAFVTVNVRDANDNQPSMTVIFLSADGSPRVSEAAPPGQLVARISVSDPDDGDFAHVNVSLEGGEGHFALSTQDSVIYLVCVARQLDREERDAYNLRVTATDSGSPPLRAEATFVLHVTDVNDNAPTFDRQLYRPEPLPEVALPGSFVVRVMARDPDQGSNGQVTYSLAPGAHTRWFSIDPTSGIITTTAALDYELEPQPQLIVVATDGGLPPLASSATVSVALQDVNDNEPQFQRTFYNASLPEGTQPGTCFLQVTATDADSGPFGLLSYSLGAGLGTSGSPPFRIDAHSGDVCTTRTLDRDQGPSSFDFTVTAVDGGGLKSMVYVKVFVSDENDNPPQFYPREYAASLSAQSTPGTAILRVRAHDPDQGPHGRLSYHILAGNNPPLFALDEHSGLLTVAWPLARRANSVVQLEIGAQDGGGLQAEPSARVNVSIVPGTPVPPVFEQLQYVFSVPEDVAPGTSVGIVQAHNPPGRLGSVTLALSGGDPRGLFSLDGASGLLQTLRPLDRELLGPVLELEVRAGSGVPPAFAVARVRVLLDDVNDNSPAFPAPEDTVLLPPNTAPGTPIYTLRALDPDAGINSRVTFTLLAGGGGAFTVDPTTGHVRLMGPLGPPGGPAHELELEARDGGSPPRTSHFRLRVVVQDLGTRGLAPHFDSPTYRVDLPSGTSPGTQVLQVQAQAPDGGPITYHLAADGPSNPFGLEPQSGWLWVRAALDREAQELYTLKVMAVSGSKAELGQQTGTATVRVSILNQNDHSPRLSEEPTFLAVAENQPPGTSVGRVFATDRDSGPNGRLTYSLRPLSEDSKAFRIHPQTGEMTTLQTLDRERQSSYQLLVQVQDGGSPPRSTTGTVHIAVLDLNDNSPSFLQASGAAGGGLPIQVPDRVPPGTLVTTLQAKDPDEGENGTILYTLTGPGSELFSLHPHSGELLTAAPLIRAERPHYVLTLSAHDQGSPPRSSSLQLLVQVLPSVRSAEPPPDPSEPDPAAPVPVVLTVTAAEGLQPGSLLGSVASPEPAGVGALTYTLVGGADPEGTFALDASTGRLYLARPLDFEAGPAWRALTVRAEGPGGAGARLLRVQVRVQDENEHAPAFARDPLALALPENPDPGAALYTFRASDADGPGPNSDVRYRLLRQEPPVPALRLDARTGALSAPRGLDRETTPALLLLVEATDRPANASRRRAARVSARVFVTDENDNAPVFASPSRVRIPEDQPPGPVALHVVARDPDLGEAARVSYRLAAGGDGYFRLHSSTGALSVVRSLDREQRAEHILTVVASDHGSPPRSATQLLTVSVADVNDEAPAFQQQEYSVLLRENSPPGTSLLTLRATDPDLGANGQVTYGGISGESFSLDPDTGVLTTLRALDREEQEEINLTVYARDRGSPPLLTHVTVRVAVEDENDHAPTFGSAHLSLEVPEGQDPQTLTVLRASDPDVGANGQLQYRILDGDPSGAFVLDLASGEFGTTRPLDREVEPAFQLRIEARDGGQPALSATLLVTVTVLDANDHAPAFPVPAYSVEVPEDAPAGTLLLQLQAHDPDAGANGRVTYYLGTGAAGAFLLEPSSGELRTATALDREQCPSYAFSVSAVDGAAAGPLSTTVPVTITVRDVNDHAPTFPTSPLRLRLPRPGPSLSTPTLALATLRAEDRDAGANASILYRLAGTPPPGTTVDSYTGEIRVTRSPVALGPRDRVLFVVATDLGRPARSATGVVIVGLQGESERGPRFPRTSSEAMLRENAPPGTPVVSPKAVHAGGSSGPITYSILSGNEKGTFAIQPSTGAITVRSAEGLDFEASPRLRLVLQAESGGAFAFSVLTLTLQDANDNAPRFLQPHYVAFLPESRPLEGPLLQVEADDLDQGPSGQISYSLAASQPARGLFHVDPATGTITTTAILDREIWAETRLVLMATDRGSPALVGSATLTVMVIDTNDNRPTIPQPWELQVSEDALLGSEIAQVTGNDVDSGPVLWYVLSPSGPQDPFSIGRYGGRLSLTGPLDFEQRDRYHLQLLAHDGPHEGRANLTVFVEDVNDNTPAFSQSLYQVTLLEHTPPGSAILSVSATDRDSGANGHISYHLASPAEGFSVDPNNGTLFTTVGTVAFGQEGPGVVDVVLEARDHGMPGRAARATVHVQLQDQNDHTPSFTLPHYRVAVTEDLPPGSTLLTLEATDADGSRTHATVDYSIVSGNRGRVFQLEPRLAETEEGSGLGPRALGCLVLLEPLDFESLTQYNLTVAAADRGQPPRSSAVPVTVTVLDVNDNPPVFSRASYRMAVPEDTPVGAELLHVEASDADPGPHGLVRFTLSSGDPSGLFELDESSGALRLARPLDCETQARHQLVVQAADPAGAHFALAPVTIEVQDVNDHGPIFPLSLLSTSLAENQPPGTLVTTLHAIDGDAGAFGRLRYSLLEAGPGFEGREAFALNSSTGELRARVAFDYEHTGSFQLLVGAADAGNLSASVTVSVLVTGEDEYDPVFLAPAFHFQVPEGARRGYSLGHVQATDEDGGADGLVLYSLAASSPYFGINQTTGALYLRVDSRAPGSGTGNSGSGGRTRREAPRELRLEVVARGPLPGSRSATVPVTVDITHTALGLAPDLNLLLVGAVAASLGVVVVLALAALVLGLVRARSRKAEAAPGPMSQAAPLASGSLQKLGREPPSPPPSEHLYHQTLPSYGGPGAGGPYPRGGSLDPSHSSGRGSAEAAEDDEIRMINEFPRVASVASSLAARGPDSGIQQDADGLSDTSCEPPAPDTWYKGRKAGLLLPGAGATLYREEGPPATATAFLGGCGLSPAPTGDYGFPADGKPCVAGALTAIVAGEEELRGSYNWDYLLSWCPQFQPLASVFTEIARLKDEARPCPPAPRIDPPPLITAVAHPGAKSVPPKPASTAATRAIFPPASHRSPISHEGSLSSAAMSPSFSPSLSPLAARSPVVSPFGVAQGPSASALSAESGLEPPDDTELHI, encoded by the exons GTCAGGGAGCCTCAATTGGAGCCAGGGCCCAAGCTGGACCTGATGCAAAGCCTGAGATcaggctgggcctggagcctggcccAGAGCTGGAGCCCGAGTCGTAACTGGACTGCCCCTGTCATGCAGAAGGAGGCGGGCACTGCACCTTCCTGCACTGGCATGCAGAgctccaggcccctccccctagtaccgctgctgctgctgctgctgctgggggccgGGGTGTCAGGTGCCTGGGGTCAGGCCGGGAGCTTGGACCTACAGATTGATGAGGAGCAGCCGGCAGGCACACTGATTGGGGACATCAGTGCAGGGCTGCCACCAGGCACGGCAGCACCTCCCATGTACTTCATCTCCGCCCAAGAGGGCAGTGGGGTGGGCACAGACCTGGCCATCGATGAACACAGCGGAGTGGTCCGTACAGCCCGTGTCTTGGACCGCGAACGGCGAGATCGCTACCGATTCACGGCAGTCACTCCTGACGGTGCCACCGTAGAAGTGACTGTGCGAGTGGCTGACATCAATGACCATGCTCCGGCCTTCCCACAGGCTCGGGCTGCCCTGCAGATACCTGAGCATACAGCTTTTGGCACCCGCTACCCACTGGAGCCTGCTCGTGATGCAGATGCTGGCCGCCTAGGAACCCAGGGCTATGCACTGTCTGGTGATGGGGCTGGACAGACCTTCCAGCTGGAGACACGTCCTGGTCCAGATGGGGCCCCCGTGCCAGAACTGGTAGTTACTGGGGAGCTGGACCGAGAGAACCGCTCACAATACATGCTGCAACTGGAGGCCTACGATGGTGGTTCACCCCCCCGGAGGGCCCAGGCCCTGCTGGATGTGACACTGCTGGACATCAATGACCATGCCCCAGCTTTCAATCAGAGCCGCTATCATGCTGTGGTGTCTGAGAGCCTGGCGCCTGGCAGTCCCGTCTTGCAGGTGTATGCATCTGATGCCGATGCTGGTGCCAATGGGGCAGTGACTTATGAGATCAACCGGAGGCAGAGTGAGGGTGATGGGCCCTTCTCCATTGACGCACACACAGGACTGCTGCGGCTGGAGCGGCCACTGGACTTTGAGCAACGGCGGGTCCATGAACTGGTAGTGCAGGCGCGGGACGGTGGGGCTCACCCTGAGCTGGGCTCAGCCTTTGTGACTGTGAACGTGCGAGATGCCAATGACAATCAGCCCTCCATGACTGTCATCTTCCTGAGTGCAGACGGCTCCCCACGAGTGTCCGAGGCTGCCCCACCTGGCCAGCTTGTTGCTCGCATCTCTGTGTCAGACCCAGATGATGGTGACTTTGCTCATGTCAACGTTTCCCTGGAAGGTGGAGAGGGCCATTTTGCCCTAAGCACTCAGGACAGTGTCATCTACCTGGTGTGCGTGGCTCGGCAGCTGGATCGGGAGGAGCGGGATGCCTATAACTTGCGGGTTACCGCCACAGACTCGGGCTCACCCCCACTGCGGGCTGAGGCTACCTTTGTGCTACATGTCACTGATGTCAATGACAATGCGCCTACCTTTGACCGTCAACTCTACCGACCCGAGCCCCTTCCTGAAGTTGCGCTGCCTGGTAGCTTTGTGGTGCGAGTGATGGCCCGGGATCCTGACCAGGGCAGTAATGGTCAGGTCACCTATAGCCTGGCCCCTGGTGCCCACACCCGCTGGTTCTCCATCGACCCCACTTCAGGCATCATTACCACGACTGCCGCGCTGGACTATGAATTGGAACCTCAGCCACAGCTGATTGTGGTGGCCACAGATGGGGGCTTGCCTCCTCTTGCCTCGTCCGCCACAGTCAGTGTGGCCCTGCAAGATGTGAATGATAATGAGCCCCAGTTCCAGAGGACTTTCTACAATGCCTCGCTGCCTGAGGGCACCCAGCCTGGAACCTGCTTCCTGCAG GTGACAGCCACAGATGCAGACAGTGGTCCATTTGGCCTCCTCTCCTATTCCTTGGGTGCCGGACTTGGCACCTCAGGGTCTCCCCCATTCCGCATCGATGCCCACAGTGGTGATGTGTGCACGACCCGGACCCTGGACCGAGATCAAGGGCCCTCAAGCTTCGACTTCACAGTGACAGCTGTGGATGGG GGAGGCCTCAAGTCCATGGTATACGTGAAGGTGTTTGTGTCAGACGAGAATGACAACCCGCCGCAGTTTTACCCACGGGAATATGCTGCCAGTCTGAGTGCACAGAGTACGCCAGGCACAGCTATACTGAGGGTGCGTGCCCATGACCCTGATCAGGGGCCCCACGGGCGACTCTCCTACCACATCCTGGCTGGCAATAACCCCCCACTCTTTGCCTTGGATGAGCACTCAG GGCTGTTGACAGTAGCCTGGCCCTTGGCCAGACGGGCCAACTCTGTGGTGCAGCTGGAGATTGGGGCTCAGGATGGAGGTGGCCTGCAGGCAGAGCCCAGTGCCCGAGTCAACGTCAGCATTGTGCCTGGAACCCCTGTGCCGCCAGTGTTTGAGCAATTACAGTATGTCTTCTCTGTACCAGAGGATGTGGCACCAGGCACCAGCGTGGGCATAGTCCAGGCACACAATCCACCAG GTCGCTTGGGGTCTGTGACCCTTGCCCTATCAGGCGGGGATCCCCGAGGACTCTTCTCCTTAGATGGGGCCTCAGGGCTTTTACAAACACTCCGCCCTCTCGACCGCGAGCTACTGGGACCAGTGCTGGAGCTGGAGGTGCGGGCAGGCAGTGGAGTGCCCCCGGCTTTTGCTGTAGCTCGGGTGCGTGTGCTGCTGGATGACGTGAATGACAactcccctgccttccctgcaCCTGAAGACACGGTGTTGCTGCCACCAAACACTGCCCCAGGGACCCCCATCTATACACTTCGGGCTCTGGACCCTGACGCAGGCATTAACAGTCGGGTCACCTTTACCCTGCttgctgggggtggtggggccTTCACTGTGGACCCCACCACAGGCCATGTACGGCTTATGGGACCTCTGGGGCCCCCAGGGGGGCCAGCCCATGAGTTGGAGCTGGAGGCCCGGGATGGAGGCTCCCCACCCCGCACCAGCCACTTTCGACTACGGGTGGTGGTACAGGACTTGGGGACCCGTGGGCTGGCTCCTCATTTTGACAGCCCTACCTACCGTGTCGACCTGCCCTCGGGCACCAGCCCCGGAACTCAGGTCCTGCAAGTGCAAGCTCAAGCACCAGATGGGGGCCCCATCACCTACCATCTTGCAGCAGATGGGCCAAGTAACCCCTTTGGCCTGGAACCACAGAGTGGTTGGCTATGGGTGCGAGCAGCACTGGACCGCGAGGCCCAGGAGTTGTACACACTGAAGGTAATGGCAGTGTCTGGGTCCAAAGCTGAGTTGGGGCAGCAGACAGGCACAGCCACCGTGAGGGTCAGCATCCTCAACCAGAATGACCACAGTCCCCGCTTGTCTGAGGAGCCCACCTTCCTGGCTGTGGCTGAGAACCAGCCCCCAGGGACCAGCGTGGGCCGGGTCTTTGCCACTGACCGAGACTCAGGACCCAATGGACGTCTGACCTACAGCCTGCGACCGCTGTCAGAAGACAGCAAGGCCTTCCGCATCCACCCCCAGACTG GAGAAATGACCACACTCCAAACCCTGGACCGAGAGCGGCAGAGCAGCTACCAGCTCCTGGTGCAGGTGCAGGATGGGGGCAGCCCACCCCGTAGTACCACAGGCACCGTGCACATCGCAGTACTCGACCTCAACGACAACAGCCCCAGCTTCCTGCAAGCTTCCGGGGCTGCTGGCGGGGGCCTCCCAATACAG GTACCAGATCGAGTGCCTCCAGGAACACTGGTGACGACTCTGCAGGCCAAGGATCCAGACGAAGGGGAGAACGGCACTATCCTGTACACGCTAACTG GTCCTGGCTCAGAGCTCTTCTCTCTTCACCCTCACTCGGGGGAGCTGCTCACTGCAGCACCCCTTATCCGAGCAGAGCGGCCACACTATGTACTGACTTTGAGTGCTCACGACCAAGGCAGCCCCCCTCGGAGCTCCAGCCTCCAGCTGCTGGTGCAG GTGCTTCCCTCAGTTCGCTCAGCGGAGCCCCCACCGGATCCCTCAGAGCCAGACCCAGCGGCTCCAGTGCCCGTTGTGCTGACGGTGACGGCGGCGGAAGGGCTGCAGCCCGGctccctgttgggctctgtggcGTCGCCAGAGCCGGCGGGGGTGGGCGCACTCACCTACACGTTGGTGGGCGGCGCCGACCCGGAGGGCACCTTCGCGCTGGACGCTTCCACAGGGCGCTTGTACCTGGCGCGGCCCCTGGACTTCGAGGCGGGCCCGGCGTGGCGCGCTCTCACTGTGCGCGCTGAGGGCCCGGGAGGCGCAGGTGCGCGACTGCTGCGCGTGCAGGTGCGCGTGCAGGACGAGAACGAGCACGCGCCAGCCTTCGCGCGCGATCCGCTGGCGCTAGCGCTGCCAGAGAACCCGGATCCTGGCGCGGCGCTGTATACCTTCCGCGCGTCGGACGCAGACGGCCCGGGCCCTAACAGCGACGTACGCTACCGCCTGCTGCGCCAGGAGCCGCCCGTGCCTGCGCTTCGCCTGGACGCGCGCACCGGGGCGCTCAGCGCGCCACGAGGCCTGGACCGGGAGACCACACCCGCCCTGCTGCTCCTCGTGGAAGCCACGGACCGGCCCGCCAACGCCAGCCGCCGCCGCGCAGCGCGCGTCTCCGCGCGCGTCTTTGTCACGGATGAGAATGACAACGCGCCCGTCTTCGCCTCCCCCTCACGTGTGCGCATCCCCGAGGATCAGCCGCCCGGGCCGGTGGCGCTGCACGTGGTAGCGCGTGACCCGGACTTGGGCGAAGCCGCACGCGTGTCCTATCGCCTGGCAGCTGGCGGGGACGGCTACTTCCGGCTACACTCCAGCACCG GAGCACTGTCGGTGGTGCGGTCCCTGGACCGGGAACAGCGAGCTGAGCACATACTGACCGTGGTGGCCTCCGACCACGGCTCCCCGCCGCGCTCAGCCACGCAGCTCCTCACTGTCAGTGTCGCTGACGTCAACGACGAGGCACCCGCTTTCCAGCAGCAGGAGTACAGCGTCCTCTTGCGTGAGAACAGCCCGCCTGGCACTTCTCTGCTCACTCTGCGGGCAACTGATCCAGACCTGG GGGCCAATGGGCAAGTGACTTATGGAGGCATCTCTGGCGAAAGCTTCTCCCTGGATCCAGACACGGGAGTTCTCACAACTCTTCGGGCCCTGGATCGGGAGGAGCAAGAGGAAATCAATCTGACAG TGTATGCCCGGGACAGGGGCTCACCCCCACTGCTGACCCATGTCACAGTGCGAGTGGCTGTAGAGGATGAGAATGACCATGCCCCAACCTTTGGGAGCGCCCACCTCTCCCTGGAGGTGCCCGAGGGCCAGGACCCCCAGACCCTTACGGTGCTGCGGGCCTCTGACCCAGACGTGGGAGCCAACGGGCAGCTGCAGTACCGCATCCTGG ATGGGGATCCATCAGGAGCCTTTGTCCTAGACCTAGCTTCTGGGGAGTTTGGCACCACGAGGCCACTAGACCGAGAGGTGGAGCCAGCATTCCAATTGCGGATAGAGGCCCGGGATGGAGGCCAGCCAGCTCTCAGTGCTACTCTGCTTGTGACAGTGACAGTGCTGGATGCCAATGACCATGCCCCAGCCTTCCCTGTGCCTGCCTACTCTGTGGAGGTGCCTGAGGATGCACCTGCAGGGACCCTGTTGCTGCAGCTACAGGCTCATGACCCTGATGCTGGGGCCAATGGCCGTGTGACCTACTACCTGGGTACAGGTGCAGCGGGAGCCTTCCTGCTGGAGCCCAGCTCCGGGGAATTACGCACAGCCACAGCCCTAGACAGAGAGCAGTGTCCCAGCTATGCCTTTTCTGTGAGTGCTGTGGATGGTGCAGCTGCTGGGCCCCTGAGCACCACGGTACCTGTCACCATCACCGTGCGTGATGTCAATGACCACGCACCCACCTTCCCCACCAGTCCCCTGAGGCTGCGCCTGCCCCGCCCAGGCCCCAGCCTCAGCACCCCAACCCTGGCTCTGGCCACTCTGCGAGCTGAAGACCGTGATGCTGGTGCTAATGCCTCCATCCTGTACCGGCTGGCAGGCACGCCACCTCCTGGCACCACCGTGGACTCTTACACTGGTGAAATACGTGTGACCCGCTCACCTGTAGCCCTGGGCCCCCGCGATCGTGTTCTCTTCGTCGTGGCCACCGACCTCGGCCGTCCAGCTCGCTCTGCCACTGGTGTGGTCATTGTTGGGCTGCAGGGGGAGTCCGAGCGTGGACCCCGCTTTCCTCGCACTAGTAGTGAAGCCATGCTCCGTGAGAATGCGCCCCCAG GGACTCCCGTTGTCTCCCCTAAGGCTGTCCATGCAGGGGGCTCAAGTGGACCAATCACCTACAGCATTCTCAGTGGGAATGAGAAAGGGACATTTGCCATCCAGCCTAGTACAG GAGCCATCACAGTTCGCTCAGCAGAGGGGCTGGACTTCGAGGCCAGCCCACGACTCCGACTGGTGCTGCAAGCAGAGAGTGGGGGAGCCTTTGCCTTCTCCGTACTGACGCTAACCCTGCAAGATGCCAACGATAATGCTCCCCGCTTCCTGCAGCCCCACTACGTGGCCTTCCTGCCTGAGTCCAGGCCATTGGAGGGACCCCTGCTGCAG GTGGAAGCAGATGACCTGGACCAAGGCCCCAGTGGACAGATCTCCTACAGCCTGGCCGCATCCCAGCCAGCACGGGGACTGTTCCATGTAGACCCAGCCACAGGCACTATTACTACCACAGCCATCCTGGACCGTGAGATCTGGGCTGAAACACG GCTGGTACTGATGGCCACAGACAGAGGAAGCCCAGCCCTGGTGGGCTCAGCTACCCTGACGGTGATGGTCATCGACACCAATGATAATCGCCCCACCATCCCCCAGCCCTGGGAGCTCCAAGTGTCAGAAG ATGCACTATTGGGCTCAGAGATTGCACAGGTAACAGGGAATGATGTGGACTCAGGACCGGTGCTGTGGTATGTGCTGAGCCCATCTGGACCCCAGGATCCCTTCAGCATAGGTCGCTATGGAGGCCGCCTCTCCCTCACGGGCCCCCTGGACTTTGAGCAACGTGACCGCTACCACCTGCAGCTGCTGGCGCATGATGGGCCTCATGAGGGCCGTGCTAACCTCACAGTGTTTGTGGAGGATGTCAATGACAACACACCTGCTTTCTCGCAGAGCCTCTACCAG GTGACACTGCTTGAACACACACCTCCAGGCAGTGCCATTCTCTCCGTCTCTGCCACTGACCGGGATTCAGGTGCCAATGGTCACATTTCCTACCATCTGGCTTCCCCTGCTGAGGGCTTCAGTGTTGACCCCAACAATG GGACCTTGTTCACAACAGTGGGAACAGTAGCCTTTGGCCAGGAGGGGCCAGGAGTGGTGGACGTGGTGCTGGAAGCACGAGATCATGGGATGCCAGGCCGGGCAGCACGAGCCACAGTGCATGTGCAGCTGCAGGACCAGAATGATCACACCCCTAGCTTCACGTTGCCACACTACCGTGTGGCTGTGACTGAGGATCTGCCCCCTGGTTCCACGCTGCTCACCCTGGAGGCCACGGATGCCGATGGAAGCCGCACCCATGCCACCGTGGACTATAGCATCGTCAGTGGCAACCGCGGCCGAGTCTTCCAGCTGGAACCCCGGCTGGCTGAAACTGAGGAAGGTAGTGGACTAGGCCCCCGGGCACTGGGCTGCCTGGTGTTGCTTGAACCTCTAGACTTTGAAAGCCTAACCCAGTACAACTTAACTGTGGCTGCAGCTGACCGGGGGCAGCCCCCTCGCAGTTCAGCCGTGCCTGTCACCGTCACTGTGCTGGATGTCAATGACAACCCCCCTGTCTTCTCTCGAGCGTCCTACCGCATGGCAGTTCCTGAGGACACACCAGTTGGAGCTGAGCTGCTGCATGTAGAGGCCTCTGATGCTGACCCAGGCCCTCATGGCCTTGTGCGTTTCACCCTTAGCTCAGGCGACCCTTCTGGGCTCTTTGAACTGGATGAGAGCTCAGGTGCCTTGCGACTCGCCCGCCCCTTGGACTGTGAGACCCAGGCTCGGCATCAGCTTGTAGTGCAGGCTGCCGACCCTGCTGGGGCACACTTTGCTCTGGCACCAGTGACCATCGAGGTCCAGGATGTGAATGACCATGGCCCCATCTTCCCGCTGAGTTTGCTCAGCACCAGCCTGGCAGAGAACCAGCCTCCAGGCACTCTTGTGACCACTCTGCATGCGATTGATGGGGATGCTGGGGCTTTCGGGAGGCTCCGTTACAGCCTGTTGGAGGCCGGGCCAGGGTTCGAGGGCCGCGAGGCATTTGCACTGAACAGCTCAACAGGGGAGTTGCGGGCACGCGTGGCCTTTGACTATGAACACACAGGAAGCTTCCAGCTGCTGGTGGGTGCTGCCGATGCTGGGAATCTCTCAGCCTCGGTCACTGTGTCAGTGCTGGTGACAGGGGAGGATGAGTATGACCCGGTATTCCTGGCTCCAGCTTTCCACTTCCAAGTGCCAGAAGGTGCCCGGCGTGGCTATAGCCTGGGTCATGTGCAGGCCACAGATGAGGATGGAGGAGCCGATGGCCTGGTGCTCTATTCCCTTGCCGCCTCTTCCCCCTATTTTGGTATCAACCAGACTACAGGTGCCCTGTACCTTCGAGTGGACAGCCGGGCACCAGGCAGTGGAACAGGCAATTCTGGGAGTGGAGGCCGGACACGGCGTGAGGCACCACGGGAGCTGAGGCTGGAGGTGGTGGCACGGGGACCTCTGCCTGGTTCCCGGAGTGCCACGGTGCCTGTGACTGTGGATATCACCCACACTGCACTAGGCCTGGCACCTGACCTCAACCTGCTATTGGTGGGGGCTGTGGCAGCCTCCCTGGGAGTTGTGGTGGTGCTTGCACTGGCAGCCCTGGTCCTGGGGCTGGTGCGGGCCCGTAGCCGCAAGGCTGAGGCAGCACCTGGTCCGATGTCACAGGCTGCACCCCTGGCCAGTGGCTCTCTGCAAAAGCTAGGCCGAGAGCCACCCAGCCCACCGCCCTCAGAGCACCTTTATCACCAGACTCTCCCCAGCTATGGTGGGCCAGGAGCTGGAGGACCCTACCCCCGAGGTGGCTCCTTGGACCCTTCACACTCCAGTGGCCGAGGCTCAGCAGAGGCTGCAGAGGATGACGAGATCCGCATGATCAATGAGTTCCCACGTGTGGCCAGTGTGGCTTCTTCCTTGGCTGCCCGTGGCCCCGACTCAGGCATCCAGCAGGATGCAGATGGACTGAGTGACACATCCTGCGAGCCACCTGCCCCTGACACCTGGTATAAGGGCCGCAAGGCAGGGCTGCTGCTGCCAGGTGCAGGAGCCACTCTGTACCGAGAAGAGGGCCCACCAGCCACGGCCACAGCCTTCCTGGGGGGCTGTGGCCTGAGCCCTGCACCCACCGGGGACTATGGCTTCCCAGCAGATGGCAAGCCATGTGTGGCAGGTGCACTGACAGCCATTGTGGCTGGTGAGGAGGAGCTCCGTGGCAGCTATAACTGGGACTACCTGCTGAGCTGGTGCCCTCAGTTCCAGCCGCTGGCCAGTGTCTTCACAGAGATTGCTCGGCTCAAGGATGAAGCTCGGCCATGTCCCCCGGCTCCTCGTATTGACCCACCGCCCCTCATCACTGCTGTGGCCCACCCAGGAGCCAAGTCTGTGCCCCCTAAGCCAGCCAGCACGGCAGCAACGCGGGCCATCTTCCCACCAGCCTCTCACCGCTCCCCCATCAGCCACGAAGGCTCCCTATCCTCAGCTGCCATGTCTCCCAGCTTCTCACCCTCACTGTCTCCTCTGGCTGCTCGCTCACCTGTTGTCTCGCCATTTGGGGTGGCCCAGGGCCCCTCAGCCTCAGCACTCAGCGCGGAGTCCGGCCTGGAGCCACCCGATGACACAGAGCTGCACATCTAG